A region of the Dermacentor albipictus isolate Rhodes 1998 colony chromosome 4, USDA_Dalb.pri_finalv2, whole genome shotgun sequence genome:
tcctgggcttaaccttagctaagccacagccactttttgACCCactacaataatcgtcatctgccttgcttgcgtttcctttcttgaaaactcggcgctcgctactttccagtcgagaatgctatgtgatgctgataacgcacatgccgttcgtgactgggaagtaccgggctcgcagcgttaaagaaaggaaacgcgggcaggaCAGATTATTGTTGAGACAacatacgccccaaagggtgtaaatttttttaagagCGAGAAATgcgtacaccctttgggttgtacactctaagaaaagtttgcatGCGGACTTCGaacctgtggggctgcgcctctgccggtccccctttcactcaagaggaaatgaagaagctgattagggcccacgatgagacctctcaaaccctggcagtccagagggctcgcgacagggccgtcaggttccacctgatggtccccgagtgggcatagccaggtagcgtggcgtttgcttacgtctatagtggacaaaataaagttgtttcactcactcacctttggagtgccccttttgccacacaacataaatcgtcatctgccttgatgcgtttcctttctataacgctgccagcccggtactttccagtaacgaacggcatgcgcgttatcaacatGATGGCAtccccgacaggaaagtagcgggcgcggcgttttcaagaaaggaaacgcatcaaggcacatgacgattatcgttgtgtggcagaaggggcactctaaagggtgtaaacttttctttgaGTGCagcttgccacacaacgataaacatcatctgtcttgtctgcatttcctttctttaacgctgttaGCCCGgtgtacttcccagtaacgaacggcatgcgccgcatgcgcgttatcagtatgacatagcattcccgacaggaaagcagcaggcgtggcgttttcaagactgaaaacgcaagcaaggcagatgacgattatcgttgtgtggcagaccAATGCCtcctagtaaaggaggcattgggcAGACATACACTCCAAAAggcgtaaactttttttagattGTAGTGTCAGATTAAATGTCATTAAAATTTTAATGTTTTGCAGCACTTAACGTGTAGTAGAGTTTCTACAAGTTCGAAAGTGTGTCACTACGCTTCTAACTCTAATAAATCGAGCTGAATACGAAATCTGAGGGACTTCCGGAAGAAAATGGAATGTTAAAACAAAATCGAAACTAAACTtcttcgtgtgcgtgtgtgtgcgcaatAGATGACTTTCTTCTGCAGCATTGTCTGCAGTCAATATACGCACTACATGCATCTGCACATTTAAGTTAACACCATTATAGTGAACTGTAGCAGCATTTACTGGGATAATAAAATCAATCAAAAACATATCCCGAGGAATATGCTCCGCGGGGACATTTTCTACCACGCGAACGTGCAAGGCACTAGTCACCTCAGACGGCATTTTTCTGTAATCTGAATAGTTgttgggaaaggaaaaaaaaaaatacaacggcCACAGGTGGTCATGCAGGTGGTTGTTTCTCTGACAGATGATACTGATCGCAGTTCTCAAGTTCTGGTAATCCAGGTGGCGCAGCGGCGCAATTGTTTATCATCTGTTTGCATCTCCGTCTGCTACAGTGGTGTCTGTGGTTTCCGCTGGCCTGTGCTTGCACCGGTGTAAGTTCTTTACGCGAAGCAATGAATACGGGCTCACATTGTGTCTAACTTTTCTCCGCTGCTTGTTCTTTGCACGGCCTCCTGCCTTGGTAGGCTGTTGTTTCGACGATGGCTTGCAGCGTCGCAAAAACAAGATACTTAAGACCGCTCTTGATGCCCCGCTTTACGGCAGCGCTATTTGCAGAACGCCGATTACATCACAACGGTCTTGTAGCGTTGCCAAAGTCACCTCTCTTGTTGACAAGCACCGATCGTAATGAGAAGGCCTTGACTCGCCGGATAACAAACCTAACCCATGGTGATCGCTACAGAAAAGGCGGCATCGGGACACCGAACTACGACGTTATCACAGAACCAGGCAACGTCAGTCCCATGCAATATGTTCCTGACAGCATCGCCAAGCCGAGCTACGCCGACAGCGGCATAGTTGTAGGAGTGCCCAAAGAACTGGAAATCAAGACCGAAGAACAGGTTGCCCGTATGCGAGAATCGTGTCGTCTTGCTAAGATGGTCCTCAGCCGGGTATCCAAGCAAGTCAAGGTAACTGTTGCTTGCTCGCTGCTTGTGATTCATTCGAGTATACCTAAGCGCTTTCTAACGATATATTCTCGTCTTTCTCTACTCATACAAACACTATAAACCCCAATAAAGCCCAATAAAGATGTGCGCAAAACTTGCACGTCTTGTGCAGCAATTGTGTTCCCACTAAACCATCAACATCAATTAGCAGTTTACTTATGTGTGCTCTTTGCTCTCATTGTTTGTGTATAGCAGCATGTTAGCTGTTGCTATACTTATGTGCGATAAGAACAGTTACTAGTGCACTAAACATCAGTTACCCTTAATTTCCACATTAAAGTGAACACGCTATAGCATTATCAAGATTTACTGTTTGGCAGCTTACAGTTACGTGCGCCATTCTGCGTCGAACATTTCAAATCGACAAGTGTGGTATAACATtttgaggaaaaagaaaagtagaCGGCGCTATGAAATGCACGTCAATTATATATTCACTGGCGATGTTCCCACATATACAACCAACGAACAGAGTTCCTTTTTCAATAGATCTCAATTCGAAAGTAGATTTCTGACGTCCATCAGGTAGGCGTGCCACAACTGCAGCTGAGACTGCCTCCTGGAAATACGCCACGAAGAAACTTAAGGCAGTAGAACCTTAATGCAATTAACCTTACCTTTGTAACATGGCATCATAAGACCTACAGGTAAGCATGAGGAATATTTTCCACACTTGTTGAGAGCATTAAGTCATTAAGCATGCATGCTCTGAAGTATGATCACCCCGAACCTACAATGTGCTTTAGATGTCGCTTATAAACAATGTAAGCATTTAATGCACTTTGTTAGTGTTCATTTGAAGGAGAAGTGACACAAAAATATGTCCTGCATTTTGTGCTTTTTCGGGTAGTTGTCACCGCCATAATTACGGTATGGAAATCTTGATACCCCAAGAATcccaaaaataattatttatgacaATTAATTACAGCACCTTTTGTACAAGCTGTGCACCAATGCATGCCAAGTGCAGCTTTGGACAGGAAAAAGGTGATGGTGAGTCATGATGTCACCGAAAACAAAGGTGGTGGTCATGTGGTATCACAAACTGCTTAAAAGCGCCGTGATACAGCCTGATGCAGTAGTTGAAGGCCATACAATGACCATGTTGCCAAAAGCTGCCAAACAGGCTCTTGTTCGCATCTCTTGGAAATGCAGGCAGACACACTGCCCCTGTTTGTCCCTTCAAGTCCTGAATGAACGCAGCTTTTGGTGGCACcatcattgtgtgtgtgtgtgtgtacgtgccaAACGATTCTTGTTTATTACATaaggagggtctcgaatccggcaacattgatgccttcaggtagcatgtgtggtttcattgaccggttgccttcacccaaaaagatcacattctcgtgatgcctgtggcagaaaggatgttctacatccactaccaaggtctgtgagtggtggcgctggctaacactcccagggttctactaggattCATAAAAACCCAAgcaagtggatggggaaatggcaccgcggtagctcaattggtagagcatcacatgcaaaatgcgaaggttgtggaatcgtgccccacctgtggcaagttgttttttcatctactttcatttccattaatttatcgtttctttatttcatttattaagcacaaataatttcccctgtgttgtccttggtgtcagtgtttgttggctttgtATTATATATGTATGTGTAGCATCTGGTGTGCTGTGAATAATATACAAGTGTTATGGTTATGTAACCAGTGTTACACTCTCATGTAGAATTGTACCCTCCCACCACAAAATGTGAAATAGTTCCTACCGTAGAACTATAGTAATTTCATGGCACTCAGCCATTTTCTTAGTAAGCTACCTAAACTACTGGTAGAAAAAACTAGGTTGAACATTCTTGTTTTTTAAGGGGGCATAATTAGATGGCGCATTAAATCGTGTTTATAACTCGGCAAGCGGCCGAGTACTGTGGTTTCCAGATTTATCTCTACTGAGATGTCAAATTGTGATGTCAGACTAACATACTAAGTCATTTTGTATGCACCTAGCTGTTCGGATCAGTTGAATTGCTTGCATGTAATGGTTGTTGGAGATTGGCAATTTTAACacaatactttcttttttcatttgatGAGCTTCACATTATGTAAATGACTAAGGGGATCATTAAAGAATTGCTGTGCAACATTTTTGCTAGCTGAGAAACTTATAATATTGTGACTGTCACTATTTGCAACTATGTCTGTATATCGCTTGTCACCATTGTTGATGCTTTGCAGCAGAGTGCAACCACCACGGCAAATAGTGAAGATGACAGGACACAAGATATATGAACAGGGCAGAGCCCTTGTCTCGTTGTCCATGCCGTTTGCCATGTTGAATATACACCAACCAATTGACCCAGCTTGGAACTTTCATAGAGTACATCTGCATATGCACTGTGCAGGCTGGGGTCACCACAGATGAGCTGGACAGGTACGCCCACAAGCTGTGCATCGAGAGCAATGCCTATCCATCGCCGCTCAACTACCGTTGGTTCCCGaagtctgtgtgcacctcagtgaACAATGTAGCCTGCCACGGAATCCCAGATGACAGGCCATTGCGTGATGGGGACATTATCAGTATTGATGTCAGCGTAAGTGCACTAATCATCTAGTGTCATCTGTTGCTTCACTAGCAAGCAGAAGTTACTGAAAATTCACCTGACCATCTCTTCCTGTTACTTGTCATTTTGCATTGCAATTTACTCTTTATGGCACCTATGAATATCTTTGTCATGTGCCTTGCTGACTAGATGCTTGCTCATTATAAAATATAAGGACGCCAAATAAACAGACACActcaagagaagagaacgggacagggtgGCACTCGCAACTGCTTTATTCACAGAACGCAGGCAGATATACGCAACACATATGCACAGAGCAAACTTACAATCACGGATCTAATCAAACATTATGATACACAATGCTCAAGAAACTTCTGCCCGGCCTTATATAAGGATAACGAAGTTTCGCTAACACACAAGCTGCCTTTCTTGCCTATGTGATAAACTTCAACCAGTTCCCTTGCTCTAGTATCACTGCTTCGGGCAAGAATCCGCACATCTGAAAAAACTGGTTCACAAGAGCATGAGGGACAGGTCCCGATGTGCTTAGGCATGCATTATGTATGCTTCTGATTAATACAAACTCTTAACCCTCtaagacgctgtctacacaattgtgcacagcaggagagcgcatcaatagcaaaagcactgatgaaagtaatggtatttaaaatatgtttcatacatcttgagacacttattattggaactgtgctgcaattttgaataacatGCAGAATGTTTTCGCagaatgagtgggaaggtagacggcttggtgtttttactctgtgtcagtatgttgtatgtagcgggttcacttttttattgttttttacaatgtcatgcaccaggcataattttcaagtggctggataagcgcttttcaagcttttcaaaacatgaAATAGTACATGTGCTCATGTATTGTGTCCCTGTAGTGAGTTTttgcatggagtcgaaattttgtcaacttgacaaaactcgctaaacaattgaaaattcttaatcttttctgcagctgtacactttctacgattctgaagatgcaagagatgtggtgaaagcaacttttcaatcaaagggataaagtggcgtctgaaagggttaaaagcTTTAAATGTTGTTTTCTTTAAGTCAGGTTTCTGCATGTGAAAATGCTTGGAGGAATGTGCAGTAGCATTGTACTGCGCCCTTCTTTATGGCAGCTTTCTGTGAAGAATGAAGATAATTTAGTGCAAGATTTTCTGGTCACCTCATGTAATGTGCAACATAGATTCAATATGCTATCGAAGAGGTGACGAGAATACCAGATCCAATAAAGTTTTGCTGGAATTGCTATAATGTTTGTTCACAACCTTTGGCATATTAAATTT
Encoded here:
- the LOC135915129 gene encoding methionine aminopeptidase 1D, mitochondrial — translated: MACSVAKTRYLRPLLMPRFTAALFAERRLHHNGLVALPKSPLLLTSTDRNEKALTRRITNLTHGDRYRKGGIGTPNYDVITEPGNVSPMQYVPDSIAKPSYADSGIVVGVPKELEIKTEEQVARMRESCRLAKMVLSRVSKQVKAGVTTDELDRYAHKLCIESNAYPSPLNYRWFPKSVCTSVNNVACHGIPDDRPLRDGDIISIDVSVFYNGYHGDCAETLMVGHSLDERGKALVQTARECLDRAISICGPGQKFSEIGRVISIVAAQAGFTVVPAFCGHGIGTYFHGPPDIYHFDNDEKGEMLEGLVFTIEPVITEGSPDIAIMEDGWTTVTVDNSRTAQFEHTVYICNEGVEVLTVL